Proteins from a single region of Amblyomma americanum isolate KBUSLIRL-KWMA chromosome 10, ASM5285725v1, whole genome shotgun sequence:
- the LOC144108571 gene encoding uncharacterized protein LOC144108571, which yields MSGSRYTYGEMLDACRRVAAGLRRRGLRTADVVAFHGANSCELLVAICGTFFAGGTAALIKTNLTEGEVHHQLVDARPKFVFCDADDIEKIQQSCAGISSVEVIVSTSSYLVKC from the exons ATGTCGGGCTCCCGGTACACCTACGGCGAGATGTTGGACGCTTGTCGCCGGGTGGCGGCCGGGCTTCGCAGGCGGGGTCTGCGCACGGCAGACGTGGTCGCGTTCCACGGTGCCAACAGTTGCGAGCTACTCGTCGCCATATGCGGCACCTTCTTCGCAGGCGGCACAGCCGCCTTGATCAAGACCAACCTTACCGAAG GAGAAGTACATCATCAGTTGGTGGATGCTCGACCAAAGTTTGTTTTCTGTGATGCAGATGATATCGAAAAAATTCAGCAGTCATGTGCGGGAATTTCGTCTGTTGAGGTAATAGTTTCAACTTCCTCATATCTCGTCAAATGTTAG